The following proteins come from a genomic window of Drosophila sulfurigaster albostrigata strain 15112-1811.04 chromosome X, ASM2355843v2, whole genome shotgun sequence:
- the LOC133849281 gene encoding cytoplasmic dynein 1 intermediate chain isoform X16: MDRKAELERKKAKLAALREEKDRRRREKEIKDMEEAAGRIGTGTGIDKDQRKDLDEMLSSLGVAPVSEVLSSLSSANSLTSDNSNTQTPDVSLQATVNGQGSVGKKQQPLNLSVYNVQATNIPPKETLVYTKQTQTTSTGGHERDDEYNLNPGLEWEDEFTDDEESSLPHLDHGFSSKLPPGYLNHGLPTVKDVAPAITPLEQKKEQEEKKEVKELSEEQKQMIILSEDFQRFVLRAGRVVERALSENVDIYTDYIGCGDNEEANDERSHARLSLNRVFYDERWSKNRCITSMDWSTHFPELVVASYHNNEESPNEPDGVVMVWNTKFKKQTPEDVFHCQSAVMSTCFAKFNPNLILGGTYSGQIVLWDNRVQKRTPIQRTPLSAAAHTHPVYCLQMVGTQNAHNVISISSDGKLCSWSLDMLSQPQDTLELQQRQSKAIAITSMAFPANEINSLVMGSEDGYVYSASRHGLRSGVNEVFERHLGPITGISTHYNQSSPDFGHLFLTSSIDWTIKLWSLKDTRPLYSFEDNSDYVMDVAWSPVHPALFAAVDGSGRLDLWNLNQDTEVPTASIVVDGAPALNRVSWTPSGLHVCIGDESGKLYVYDVAEHLAQPSRDEWSRFNATLNELKMNQNDEV, encoded by the exons atggATCGCAAGGCTGAGCTGGAGCGCAAAAAGgccaagttggcagcactgcgCGAGGAGAAGGATCGACGTCGCCGCGAAAAGGAAATCAAAGACATGGAAGAAGCCGCCGGTCGCATTGGCACCGGCACCGGCATCGACAAGGATCAGCGCAA GGATCTAGATGAGATGTTGTCGTCGCTGGGCGTGGCGCCCGTTTCGGAAGTGTTGTCCTCATTGTCGTCGGCCAATTCGTTGACATCCGATAATTCCAATACACAGACACCCGATGTCAGTCTGCAAGCCACCGTTAATGGACAAGG cagcgttggcaaaaagcagcagccacttAATCTGAGCGTCTACAATGTGCAGGCAACAAACATTCCACCAAAGGAGACACTCGTCTATACGAAACAAACACAAACCACCAGCACCGGAGGTCACGAGCGTGATG ATGAATACAATCTTAATCCGGGTTTAGAGTGGGAGGATGAATTCACAG ATGACGAAGAGAGCTCGCTTCCCCATTTGGATCACGGCTTCAGCTCCAAGCTGCCACCAGGCTATCTCAACCATGGACTGCCCACCGTCAAGGACGTGGCGCCCGCCATCACGCCCCTCGAACAGAAGAAGGAGcaggaggagaagaaggaaG TCAAGGAACTCTCGGAGGAGCAGAAGCAGATGATCATCCTGTCGGAGGACTTTCAACGATTCGTTTTGCGCGCCGGACGCGTCGTGGAGCGTGCGCTCTCCGAGAACGTGGACATCTATACGGACTACATCGGGTGCGGGGACAACGAGGAAGCGAATGACGAACGCTCCCATGCACGGCTGTCCCTGAATCGGGTTTTCTACGATGAGCGCTGGTCGAAGAATCGCTGCATCACGAGCATGGATTGGTCGACACATTTCCCCGAACTGGTTGTGGCCTCGTATCACAACAACGAGGAGAGTCCCAATGAGCCGGATGGCGTTGTGATGGTTTGGAATACCAAATTCAAGAAGCAAACGCCCGAGGATGTTTTCCATTGCCAGAGCGCCGTCATGTCCACCTGCTTTGCCAAGTTCAATCCCAATCTGATACTCGGCGGCACATATTCGGGACAGATTGTCCTCTGGGACAATCGTGTCCAGAAGCGTACCCCCATCCAACGGACGCCATTGAGcgcagcagcacacacacatcccGTATACTGTCTGCAAATGGTTGGCACACAGAATGCGCACAATGTCATCTCCATATCGTCGGATGGCAAGTTGTGTTCGTGGTCCCTGGACATGTTGTCGCAACCGCAGGATACATTGGAGTTGCAGCAACGTCAGTCGAAGGCCATTGCAATCACATCGATGGCATTCCCGGCCAATGAGATCAACAGCCTGGTGATGGGCAGCGAGGATGGTTATGTCTATTCCGCCTCACGTCATGGTCTCCGATCGGGTGTCAATGAGGTGTTTGAACGTCACTTGGGACCCATCACTGGCATCTCGACGCATTACAATCAATCGTCACCGGACTTTGGGCATCTGTTCCTTACCTCCTCCATTGACTGGACCATCAAATTGTGGTCCCTCAAG GATACTCGACCTTTGTATTCGTTTGAGGACAACTCGGACTATGTGATGGACGTCGCCTGGTCGCCCGTTCATCCCGCCCTCTTTGCGGCTGTCGATGGTAGCGGTCGTCTCGATTTGTGGAATCTCAATCAAGACACCGAAGTACCAACAGCCTCAATCGTTGTCGACGGTGCGCCGGCGCTCAATCGCGTCTCGTGGACCCCATCCGGGTTGCATGTCTGCATTGGCGATGAGTCCGGCAAACTGTATGTCTACGATGTGGCTGAGCATCTGGCGCAACCGTCGCGCGATGAATGGTCGCGATTCAATGCCACGCTCAACGAGCTCAAGATGAACCAAAACGATGAGGTCTAA
- the LOC133849281 gene encoding cytoplasmic dynein 1 intermediate chain isoform X21 yields MDRKAELERKKAKLAALREEKDRRRREKEIKDMEEAAGRIGTGTGIDKDQRKDLDEMLSSLGVAPVSEVLSSLSSANSLTSDNSNTQTPDVSLQATVNGQGVGKKQQPLNLSVYNVQATNIPPKETLVYTKQTQTTSTGGHERDVLAFDAQGDDEESSLPHLDHGFSSKLPPGYLNHGLPTVKDVAPAITPLEQKKEQEEKKEVKELSEEQKQMIILSEDFQRFVLRAGRVVERALSENVDIYTDYIGCGDNEEANDERSHARLSLNRVFYDERWSKNRCITSMDWSTHFPELVVASYHNNEESPNEPDGVVMVWNTKFKKQTPEDVFHCQSAVMSTCFAKFNPNLILGGTYSGQIVLWDNRVQKRTPIQRTPLSAAAHTHPVYCLQMVGTQNAHNVISISSDGKLCSWSLDMLSQPQDTLELQQRQSKAIAITSMAFPANEINSLVMGSEDGYVYSASRHGLRSGVNEVFERHLGPITGISTHYNQSSPDFGHLFLTSSIDWTIKLWSLKDTRPLYSFEDNSDYVMDVAWSPVHPALFAAVDGSGRLDLWNLNQDTEVPTASIVVDGAPALNRVSWTPSGLHVCIGDESGKLYVYDVAEHLAQPSRDEWSRFNATLNELKMNQNDEV; encoded by the exons atggATCGCAAGGCTGAGCTGGAGCGCAAAAAGgccaagttggcagcactgcgCGAGGAGAAGGATCGACGTCGCCGCGAAAAGGAAATCAAAGACATGGAAGAAGCCGCCGGTCGCATTGGCACCGGCACCGGCATCGACAAGGATCAGCGCAA GGATCTAGATGAGATGTTGTCGTCGCTGGGCGTGGCGCCCGTTTCGGAAGTGTTGTCCTCATTGTCGTCGGCCAATTCGTTGACATCCGATAATTCCAATACACAGACACCCGATGTCAGTCTGCAAGCCACCGTTAATGGACAAGG cgttggcaaaaagcagcagccacttAATCTGAGCGTCTACAATGTGCAGGCAACAAACATTCCACCAAAGGAGACACTCGTCTATACGAAACAAACACAAACCACCAGCACCGGAGGTCACGAGCGTGATG TGCTTGCATTTGATGCCCAAGGAGATGACGAAGAGAGCTCGCTTCCCCATTTGGATCACGGCTTCAGCTCCAAGCTGCCACCAGGCTATCTCAACCATGGACTGCCCACCGTCAAGGACGTGGCGCCCGCCATCACGCCCCTCGAACAGAAGAAGGAGcaggaggagaagaaggaaG TCAAGGAACTCTCGGAGGAGCAGAAGCAGATGATCATCCTGTCGGAGGACTTTCAACGATTCGTTTTGCGCGCCGGACGCGTCGTGGAGCGTGCGCTCTCCGAGAACGTGGACATCTATACGGACTACATCGGGTGCGGGGACAACGAGGAAGCGAATGACGAACGCTCCCATGCACGGCTGTCCCTGAATCGGGTTTTCTACGATGAGCGCTGGTCGAAGAATCGCTGCATCACGAGCATGGATTGGTCGACACATTTCCCCGAACTGGTTGTGGCCTCGTATCACAACAACGAGGAGAGTCCCAATGAGCCGGATGGCGTTGTGATGGTTTGGAATACCAAATTCAAGAAGCAAACGCCCGAGGATGTTTTCCATTGCCAGAGCGCCGTCATGTCCACCTGCTTTGCCAAGTTCAATCCCAATCTGATACTCGGCGGCACATATTCGGGACAGATTGTCCTCTGGGACAATCGTGTCCAGAAGCGTACCCCCATCCAACGGACGCCATTGAGcgcagcagcacacacacatcccGTATACTGTCTGCAAATGGTTGGCACACAGAATGCGCACAATGTCATCTCCATATCGTCGGATGGCAAGTTGTGTTCGTGGTCCCTGGACATGTTGTCGCAACCGCAGGATACATTGGAGTTGCAGCAACGTCAGTCGAAGGCCATTGCAATCACATCGATGGCATTCCCGGCCAATGAGATCAACAGCCTGGTGATGGGCAGCGAGGATGGTTATGTCTATTCCGCCTCACGTCATGGTCTCCGATCGGGTGTCAATGAGGTGTTTGAACGTCACTTGGGACCCATCACTGGCATCTCGACGCATTACAATCAATCGTCACCGGACTTTGGGCATCTGTTCCTTACCTCCTCCATTGACTGGACCATCAAATTGTGGTCCCTCAAG GATACTCGACCTTTGTATTCGTTTGAGGACAACTCGGACTATGTGATGGACGTCGCCTGGTCGCCCGTTCATCCCGCCCTCTTTGCGGCTGTCGATGGTAGCGGTCGTCTCGATTTGTGGAATCTCAATCAAGACACCGAAGTACCAACAGCCTCAATCGTTGTCGACGGTGCGCCGGCGCTCAATCGCGTCTCGTGGACCCCATCCGGGTTGCATGTCTGCATTGGCGATGAGTCCGGCAAACTGTATGTCTACGATGTGGCTGAGCATCTGGCGCAACCGTCGCGCGATGAATGGTCGCGATTCAATGCCACGCTCAACGAGCTCAAGATGAACCAAAACGATGAGGTCTAA
- the LOC133849281 gene encoding cytoplasmic dynein 1 intermediate chain isoform X1: MDRKAELERKKAKLAALREEKDRRRREKEIKDMEEAAGRIGTGTGIDKDQRKDLDEMLSSLGVAPVSEVLSSLSSANSLTSDNSNTQTPDVSLQATVNGQGSVGKKQQPLNLSVYNVQATNIPPKETLVYTKQTQTTSTGGHERDVLSCHSSPLSGYMEDWWRPRKAHATDYYDEYNLNPGLEWEDEFTGDDEESSLPHLDHGFSSKLPPGYLNHGLPTVKDVAPAITPLEQKKEQEEKKEVKELSEEQKQMIILSEDFQRFVLRAGRVVERALSENVDIYTDYIGCGDNEEANDERSHARLSLNRVFYDERWSKNRCITSMDWSTHFPELVVASYHNNEESPNEPDGVVMVWNTKFKKQTPEDVFHCQSAVMSTCFAKFNPNLILGGTYSGQIVLWDNRVQKRTPIQRTPLSAAAHTHPVYCLQMVGTQNAHNVISISSDGKLCSWSLDMLSQPQDTLELQQRQSKAIAITSMAFPANEINSLVMGSEDGYVYSASRHGLRSGVNEVFERHLGPITGISTHYNQSSPDFGHLFLTSSIDWTIKLWSLKDTRPLYSFEDNSDYVMDVAWSPVHPALFAAVDGSGRLDLWNLNQDTEVPTASIVVDGAPALNRVSWTPSGLHVCIGDESGKLYVYDVAEHLAQPSRDEWSRFNATLNELKMNQNDEV, from the exons atggATCGCAAGGCTGAGCTGGAGCGCAAAAAGgccaagttggcagcactgcgCGAGGAGAAGGATCGACGTCGCCGCGAAAAGGAAATCAAAGACATGGAAGAAGCCGCCGGTCGCATTGGCACCGGCACCGGCATCGACAAGGATCAGCGCAA GGATCTAGATGAGATGTTGTCGTCGCTGGGCGTGGCGCCCGTTTCGGAAGTGTTGTCCTCATTGTCGTCGGCCAATTCGTTGACATCCGATAATTCCAATACACAGACACCCGATGTCAGTCTGCAAGCCACCGTTAATGGACAAGG cagcgttggcaaaaagcagcagccacttAATCTGAGCGTCTACAATGTGCAGGCAACAAACATTCCACCAAAGGAGACACTCGTCTATACGAAACAAACACAAACCACCAGCACCGGAGGTCACGAGCGTGATG tTCTTTCTTGCCACTCATCGCCTCTGTCAGGATATATGGAGGACTGGTGGCGTCCACGTAAAG CTCATGCTACGGATTATTATG ATGAATACAATCTTAATCCGGGTTTAGAGTGGGAGGATGAATTCACAG GAGATGACGAAGAGAGCTCGCTTCCCCATTTGGATCACGGCTTCAGCTCCAAGCTGCCACCAGGCTATCTCAACCATGGACTGCCCACCGTCAAGGACGTGGCGCCCGCCATCACGCCCCTCGAACAGAAGAAGGAGcaggaggagaagaaggaaG TCAAGGAACTCTCGGAGGAGCAGAAGCAGATGATCATCCTGTCGGAGGACTTTCAACGATTCGTTTTGCGCGCCGGACGCGTCGTGGAGCGTGCGCTCTCCGAGAACGTGGACATCTATACGGACTACATCGGGTGCGGGGACAACGAGGAAGCGAATGACGAACGCTCCCATGCACGGCTGTCCCTGAATCGGGTTTTCTACGATGAGCGCTGGTCGAAGAATCGCTGCATCACGAGCATGGATTGGTCGACACATTTCCCCGAACTGGTTGTGGCCTCGTATCACAACAACGAGGAGAGTCCCAATGAGCCGGATGGCGTTGTGATGGTTTGGAATACCAAATTCAAGAAGCAAACGCCCGAGGATGTTTTCCATTGCCAGAGCGCCGTCATGTCCACCTGCTTTGCCAAGTTCAATCCCAATCTGATACTCGGCGGCACATATTCGGGACAGATTGTCCTCTGGGACAATCGTGTCCAGAAGCGTACCCCCATCCAACGGACGCCATTGAGcgcagcagcacacacacatcccGTATACTGTCTGCAAATGGTTGGCACACAGAATGCGCACAATGTCATCTCCATATCGTCGGATGGCAAGTTGTGTTCGTGGTCCCTGGACATGTTGTCGCAACCGCAGGATACATTGGAGTTGCAGCAACGTCAGTCGAAGGCCATTGCAATCACATCGATGGCATTCCCGGCCAATGAGATCAACAGCCTGGTGATGGGCAGCGAGGATGGTTATGTCTATTCCGCCTCACGTCATGGTCTCCGATCGGGTGTCAATGAGGTGTTTGAACGTCACTTGGGACCCATCACTGGCATCTCGACGCATTACAATCAATCGTCACCGGACTTTGGGCATCTGTTCCTTACCTCCTCCATTGACTGGACCATCAAATTGTGGTCCCTCAAG GATACTCGACCTTTGTATTCGTTTGAGGACAACTCGGACTATGTGATGGACGTCGCCTGGTCGCCCGTTCATCCCGCCCTCTTTGCGGCTGTCGATGGTAGCGGTCGTCTCGATTTGTGGAATCTCAATCAAGACACCGAAGTACCAACAGCCTCAATCGTTGTCGACGGTGCGCCGGCGCTCAATCGCGTCTCGTGGACCCCATCCGGGTTGCATGTCTGCATTGGCGATGAGTCCGGCAAACTGTATGTCTACGATGTGGCTGAGCATCTGGCGCAACCGTCGCGCGATGAATGGTCGCGATTCAATGCCACGCTCAACGAGCTCAAGATGAACCAAAACGATGAGGTCTAA
- the LOC133849281 gene encoding cytoplasmic dynein 1 intermediate chain isoform X14, with product MDRKAELERKKAKLAALREEKDRRRREKEIKDMEEAAGRIGTGTGIDKDQRKDLDEMLSSLGVAPVSEVLSSLSSANSLTSDNSNTQTPDVSLQATVNGQGSVGKKQQPLNLSVYNVQATNIPPKETLVYTKQTQTTSTGGHERDDEYNLNPGLEWEDEFTGDDEESSLPHLDHGFSSKLPPGYLNHGLPTVKDVAPAITPLEQKKEQEEKKEVKELSEEQKQMIILSEDFQRFVLRAGRVVERALSENVDIYTDYIGCGDNEEANDERSHARLSLNRVFYDERWSKNRCITSMDWSTHFPELVVASYHNNEESPNEPDGVVMVWNTKFKKQTPEDVFHCQSAVMSTCFAKFNPNLILGGTYSGQIVLWDNRVQKRTPIQRTPLSAAAHTHPVYCLQMVGTQNAHNVISISSDGKLCSWSLDMLSQPQDTLELQQRQSKAIAITSMAFPANEINSLVMGSEDGYVYSASRHGLRSGVNEVFERHLGPITGISTHYNQSSPDFGHLFLTSSIDWTIKLWSLKDTRPLYSFEDNSDYVMDVAWSPVHPALFAAVDGSGRLDLWNLNQDTEVPTASIVVDGAPALNRVSWTPSGLHVCIGDESGKLYVYDVAEHLAQPSRDEWSRFNATLNELKMNQNDEV from the exons atggATCGCAAGGCTGAGCTGGAGCGCAAAAAGgccaagttggcagcactgcgCGAGGAGAAGGATCGACGTCGCCGCGAAAAGGAAATCAAAGACATGGAAGAAGCCGCCGGTCGCATTGGCACCGGCACCGGCATCGACAAGGATCAGCGCAA GGATCTAGATGAGATGTTGTCGTCGCTGGGCGTGGCGCCCGTTTCGGAAGTGTTGTCCTCATTGTCGTCGGCCAATTCGTTGACATCCGATAATTCCAATACACAGACACCCGATGTCAGTCTGCAAGCCACCGTTAATGGACAAGG cagcgttggcaaaaagcagcagccacttAATCTGAGCGTCTACAATGTGCAGGCAACAAACATTCCACCAAAGGAGACACTCGTCTATACGAAACAAACACAAACCACCAGCACCGGAGGTCACGAGCGTGATG ATGAATACAATCTTAATCCGGGTTTAGAGTGGGAGGATGAATTCACAG GAGATGACGAAGAGAGCTCGCTTCCCCATTTGGATCACGGCTTCAGCTCCAAGCTGCCACCAGGCTATCTCAACCATGGACTGCCCACCGTCAAGGACGTGGCGCCCGCCATCACGCCCCTCGAACAGAAGAAGGAGcaggaggagaagaaggaaG TCAAGGAACTCTCGGAGGAGCAGAAGCAGATGATCATCCTGTCGGAGGACTTTCAACGATTCGTTTTGCGCGCCGGACGCGTCGTGGAGCGTGCGCTCTCCGAGAACGTGGACATCTATACGGACTACATCGGGTGCGGGGACAACGAGGAAGCGAATGACGAACGCTCCCATGCACGGCTGTCCCTGAATCGGGTTTTCTACGATGAGCGCTGGTCGAAGAATCGCTGCATCACGAGCATGGATTGGTCGACACATTTCCCCGAACTGGTTGTGGCCTCGTATCACAACAACGAGGAGAGTCCCAATGAGCCGGATGGCGTTGTGATGGTTTGGAATACCAAATTCAAGAAGCAAACGCCCGAGGATGTTTTCCATTGCCAGAGCGCCGTCATGTCCACCTGCTTTGCCAAGTTCAATCCCAATCTGATACTCGGCGGCACATATTCGGGACAGATTGTCCTCTGGGACAATCGTGTCCAGAAGCGTACCCCCATCCAACGGACGCCATTGAGcgcagcagcacacacacatcccGTATACTGTCTGCAAATGGTTGGCACACAGAATGCGCACAATGTCATCTCCATATCGTCGGATGGCAAGTTGTGTTCGTGGTCCCTGGACATGTTGTCGCAACCGCAGGATACATTGGAGTTGCAGCAACGTCAGTCGAAGGCCATTGCAATCACATCGATGGCATTCCCGGCCAATGAGATCAACAGCCTGGTGATGGGCAGCGAGGATGGTTATGTCTATTCCGCCTCACGTCATGGTCTCCGATCGGGTGTCAATGAGGTGTTTGAACGTCACTTGGGACCCATCACTGGCATCTCGACGCATTACAATCAATCGTCACCGGACTTTGGGCATCTGTTCCTTACCTCCTCCATTGACTGGACCATCAAATTGTGGTCCCTCAAG GATACTCGACCTTTGTATTCGTTTGAGGACAACTCGGACTATGTGATGGACGTCGCCTGGTCGCCCGTTCATCCCGCCCTCTTTGCGGCTGTCGATGGTAGCGGTCGTCTCGATTTGTGGAATCTCAATCAAGACACCGAAGTACCAACAGCCTCAATCGTTGTCGACGGTGCGCCGGCGCTCAATCGCGTCTCGTGGACCCCATCCGGGTTGCATGTCTGCATTGGCGATGAGTCCGGCAAACTGTATGTCTACGATGTGGCTGAGCATCTGGCGCAACCGTCGCGCGATGAATGGTCGCGATTCAATGCCACGCTCAACGAGCTCAAGATGAACCAAAACGATGAGGTCTAA
- the LOC133849281 gene encoding cytoplasmic dynein 1 intermediate chain isoform X3: MDRKAELERKKAKLAALREEKDRRRREKEIKDMEEAAGRIGTGTGIDKDQRKDLDEMLSSLGVAPVSEVLSSLSSANSLTSDNSNTQTPDVSLQATVNGQGSVGKKQQPLNLSVYNVQATNIPPKETLVYTKQTQTTSTGGHERDVLSCHSSPLSGYMEDWWRPRKAHATDYYDEYNLNPGLEWEDEFTDDEESSLPHLDHGFSSKLPPGYLNHGLPTVKDVAPAITPLEQKKEQEEKKEVKELSEEQKQMIILSEDFQRFVLRAGRVVERALSENVDIYTDYIGCGDNEEANDERSHARLSLNRVFYDERWSKNRCITSMDWSTHFPELVVASYHNNEESPNEPDGVVMVWNTKFKKQTPEDVFHCQSAVMSTCFAKFNPNLILGGTYSGQIVLWDNRVQKRTPIQRTPLSAAAHTHPVYCLQMVGTQNAHNVISISSDGKLCSWSLDMLSQPQDTLELQQRQSKAIAITSMAFPANEINSLVMGSEDGYVYSASRHGLRSGVNEVFERHLGPITGISTHYNQSSPDFGHLFLTSSIDWTIKLWSLKDTRPLYSFEDNSDYVMDVAWSPVHPALFAAVDGSGRLDLWNLNQDTEVPTASIVVDGAPALNRVSWTPSGLHVCIGDESGKLYVYDVAEHLAQPSRDEWSRFNATLNELKMNQNDEV; the protein is encoded by the exons atggATCGCAAGGCTGAGCTGGAGCGCAAAAAGgccaagttggcagcactgcgCGAGGAGAAGGATCGACGTCGCCGCGAAAAGGAAATCAAAGACATGGAAGAAGCCGCCGGTCGCATTGGCACCGGCACCGGCATCGACAAGGATCAGCGCAA GGATCTAGATGAGATGTTGTCGTCGCTGGGCGTGGCGCCCGTTTCGGAAGTGTTGTCCTCATTGTCGTCGGCCAATTCGTTGACATCCGATAATTCCAATACACAGACACCCGATGTCAGTCTGCAAGCCACCGTTAATGGACAAGG cagcgttggcaaaaagcagcagccacttAATCTGAGCGTCTACAATGTGCAGGCAACAAACATTCCACCAAAGGAGACACTCGTCTATACGAAACAAACACAAACCACCAGCACCGGAGGTCACGAGCGTGATG tTCTTTCTTGCCACTCATCGCCTCTGTCAGGATATATGGAGGACTGGTGGCGTCCACGTAAAG CTCATGCTACGGATTATTATG ATGAATACAATCTTAATCCGGGTTTAGAGTGGGAGGATGAATTCACAG ATGACGAAGAGAGCTCGCTTCCCCATTTGGATCACGGCTTCAGCTCCAAGCTGCCACCAGGCTATCTCAACCATGGACTGCCCACCGTCAAGGACGTGGCGCCCGCCATCACGCCCCTCGAACAGAAGAAGGAGcaggaggagaagaaggaaG TCAAGGAACTCTCGGAGGAGCAGAAGCAGATGATCATCCTGTCGGAGGACTTTCAACGATTCGTTTTGCGCGCCGGACGCGTCGTGGAGCGTGCGCTCTCCGAGAACGTGGACATCTATACGGACTACATCGGGTGCGGGGACAACGAGGAAGCGAATGACGAACGCTCCCATGCACGGCTGTCCCTGAATCGGGTTTTCTACGATGAGCGCTGGTCGAAGAATCGCTGCATCACGAGCATGGATTGGTCGACACATTTCCCCGAACTGGTTGTGGCCTCGTATCACAACAACGAGGAGAGTCCCAATGAGCCGGATGGCGTTGTGATGGTTTGGAATACCAAATTCAAGAAGCAAACGCCCGAGGATGTTTTCCATTGCCAGAGCGCCGTCATGTCCACCTGCTTTGCCAAGTTCAATCCCAATCTGATACTCGGCGGCACATATTCGGGACAGATTGTCCTCTGGGACAATCGTGTCCAGAAGCGTACCCCCATCCAACGGACGCCATTGAGcgcagcagcacacacacatcccGTATACTGTCTGCAAATGGTTGGCACACAGAATGCGCACAATGTCATCTCCATATCGTCGGATGGCAAGTTGTGTTCGTGGTCCCTGGACATGTTGTCGCAACCGCAGGATACATTGGAGTTGCAGCAACGTCAGTCGAAGGCCATTGCAATCACATCGATGGCATTCCCGGCCAATGAGATCAACAGCCTGGTGATGGGCAGCGAGGATGGTTATGTCTATTCCGCCTCACGTCATGGTCTCCGATCGGGTGTCAATGAGGTGTTTGAACGTCACTTGGGACCCATCACTGGCATCTCGACGCATTACAATCAATCGTCACCGGACTTTGGGCATCTGTTCCTTACCTCCTCCATTGACTGGACCATCAAATTGTGGTCCCTCAAG GATACTCGACCTTTGTATTCGTTTGAGGACAACTCGGACTATGTGATGGACGTCGCCTGGTCGCCCGTTCATCCCGCCCTCTTTGCGGCTGTCGATGGTAGCGGTCGTCTCGATTTGTGGAATCTCAATCAAGACACCGAAGTACCAACAGCCTCAATCGTTGTCGACGGTGCGCCGGCGCTCAATCGCGTCTCGTGGACCCCATCCGGGTTGCATGTCTGCATTGGCGATGAGTCCGGCAAACTGTATGTCTACGATGTGGCTGAGCATCTGGCGCAACCGTCGCGCGATGAATGGTCGCGATTCAATGCCACGCTCAACGAGCTCAAGATGAACCAAAACGATGAGGTCTAA